A genome region from Sphingobium sp. WTD-1 includes the following:
- a CDS encoding type II secretion system F family protein: MDGNFLLILVLIATMLGLVVVAFAGPSPDKAQKRRVALIRGRHSDSTEAMMEARMRKAISNRATGTEAKMLVSLIPNPENLAKRIRMTGKKWTLSQYMTSCAVVFLLTTLFLLMRGFPFLLALMVGLAAGLGLPHLWIGRLIKKRINQFTAKFPDALELLTRGLRSGLPVGETLGIVSTEIPGPVGEEFKLITERIKIGKSMDQALQETADRLGTPEFQFFVITLAIQRETGGNLAETLQNLATVLRQRAQMKLKIRAMSSESKASAYIIGALPFLVFGMICYINFNYMSPFFTPDPAGIFGLSTMQVVGIGGFCWMGIGAFIMAQMINFEI, from the coding sequence ATGGACGGCAATTTCCTTCTGATCTTGGTGCTGATCGCGACCATGCTTGGCCTGGTCGTGGTTGCCTTTGCCGGCCCCTCGCCCGACAAGGCGCAGAAACGCCGGGTCGCGCTGATCCGTGGCCGCCACAGCGATTCCACCGAGGCGATGATGGAAGCGCGCATGCGCAAGGCCATTTCCAACCGGGCAACCGGCACCGAAGCCAAGATGCTGGTTTCGCTGATCCCCAATCCGGAAAATCTGGCCAAGCGCATCCGCATGACCGGCAAGAAATGGACGCTCAGCCAATATATGACGTCCTGCGCGGTGGTCTTCCTGCTGACCACCCTGTTCCTGCTGATGCGCGGTTTTCCCTTCCTGCTTGCCCTGATGGTCGGGCTGGCGGCCGGGCTCGGCCTGCCACATCTCTGGATCGGCCGACTGATCAAGAAGCGGATCAACCAGTTCACCGCCAAATTTCCCGACGCGCTCGAACTGCTGACCCGTGGCCTGCGCTCGGGCCTGCCGGTCGGCGAGACGCTGGGCATCGTATCAACCGAAATCCCCGGCCCGGTCGGCGAGGAATTCAAGCTGATCACTGAACGGATCAAGATCGGCAAGAGCATGGACCAGGCGCTGCAGGAAACCGCCGATCGCCTGGGCACGCCGGAATTCCAGTTCTTCGTCATCACTTTGGCGATCCAGCGCGAGACCGGCGGCAACCTCGCCGAAACGCTGCAGAACCTGGCCACCGTGCTGCGCCAGCGCGCCCAGATGAAGCTCAAGATCCGCGCCATGTCGTCGGAATCCAAGGCGTCGGCCTATATTATCGGCGCCCTGCCTTTCCTGGTGTTCGGCATGATCTGCTACATCAACTTCAACTATATGAGCCCCTTCTTCACCCCCGATCCGGCGGGCATTTTCGGGCTCTCGACCATGCAGGTCGTCGGCATTGGCGGCTTCTGCTGGATGGGCATCGGCGCCTTCATCATGGCGCAGATGATCAACTTCGAGATTTGA
- a CDS encoding P-loop NTPase yields the protein MNAPWKHGSVGQRDPFHAFVCDDHSFDLLRAVASEMGWAPEKVNKGGMRNAVQSLSITASPQILFVDMSESGDPLNDINSLAEVCEPGTVVIAAGQVNDVRLYRDLVASGIQDYLLKPFGADQLRDALAQAQAVFLAPRDAGPERPHMTVAVIGTRGGVGASSMATSLAWMLSEKKKRPTALLDLDIHFGTNALAMDLEPGRGLTDAIENPSRIDGLFIERAMVRASDMLAILSAEAPINQPMMTDGGAFYQLLEEFRQAFECSIIDLPRNMLIQHTHLMTDVNVAVVVTELSLAAARDSIRILSWLRSNAPQTRVLVVANRVHPGAPEISRKDFEQSIERKVDVIVPFDLRIGAQAAKLGKTLAETAKGSKVGAACTAMLDEVMGLAGDEADNAGGKSAAKKGDSLLGKIGDFKNMIPSRRKDKATALEG from the coding sequence ATGAACGCACCCTGGAAACATGGTTCCGTGGGCCAGCGCGACCCCTTCCACGCCTTCGTCTGCGACGATCACAGCTTCGACCTGCTGCGTGCGGTCGCGTCCGAAATGGGCTGGGCACCGGAAAAGGTGAACAAGGGCGGCATGCGCAACGCGGTGCAGAGCCTGTCGATCACCGCCAGCCCGCAGATCCTGTTCGTCGACATGTCGGAAAGCGGCGATCCGCTGAACGACATCAACAGCCTGGCCGAAGTCTGCGAACCCGGCACCGTCGTGATCGCGGCGGGCCAGGTCAATGACGTACGCCTCTATCGCGACCTCGTCGCCAGCGGCATCCAGGATTATCTGCTCAAGCCCTTTGGCGCCGATCAGTTGCGCGATGCGCTGGCCCAGGCCCAGGCCGTCTTCCTCGCCCCGCGTGACGCTGGCCCAGAACGTCCGCACATGACCGTCGCCGTCATCGGCACGCGCGGCGGCGTCGGCGCCTCCAGCATGGCGACCTCACTCGCCTGGATGCTGAGCGAGAAGAAGAAGCGCCCGACCGCCCTGCTCGACCTCGACATCCATTTCGGCACCAATGCGCTGGCGATGGACCTGGAACCGGGGCGCGGCCTCACTGACGCGATCGAAAATCCCAGCCGCATCGACGGCCTGTTCATCGAACGCGCCATGGTTCGCGCCAGCGACATGCTGGCGATCCTGTCGGCTGAAGCGCCGATCAACCAGCCGATGATGACCGATGGCGGCGCATTCTACCAGTTGCTGGAGGAGTTCCGTCAGGCGTTCGAATGCAGCATCATCGACCTGCCGCGCAACATGTTGATCCAGCATACCCACCTGATGACTGACGTGAACGTGGCCGTCGTGGTGACGGAACTCAGCCTGGCGGCGGCGCGGGACTCGATCCGCATCCTCTCCTGGCTCCGGTCGAACGCGCCGCAGACGCGCGTTCTGGTGGTCGCCAATCGCGTTCATCCTGGCGCGCCTGAAATCAGCCGCAAGGATTTCGAACAGTCGATCGAACGCAAGGTCGATGTCATCGTGCCGTTCGACCTGCGCATCGGTGCCCAGGCGGCCAAGCTCGGCAAGACGCTGGCGGAAACCGCCAAGGGCAGCAAGGTCGGCGCCGCCTGTACCGCGATGCTGGACGAAGTGATGGGCCTGGCCGGCGATGAAGCCGACAATGCGGGCGGCAAGTCCGCAGCCAAGAAGGGGGACTCCCTGCTCGGCAAGATCGGCGACTTCAAGAACATGATCCCGTCGCGCCGCAAGGACAAGGCGACGGCACTGGAAGGCTGA
- a CDS encoding CpaD family pilus assembly protein translates to MTSKSYKSIVRLGTLALLALPLAACSTDTTNRGVDSVHQPVVSYTSYTFDVQAGGARLAPAEAARLDDWFATIKLGYGDRVAIVTDAGYYSPDLGEDIANVVARHGMLLGQDSSAAAGSAPEGTIRLVVRRTTASVPGCPDWSNKAETPMSLGASSNFGCGVNSNLAAMVADPEDLVRGQSTDSELRTATSNRAISTYRDKAPTGSGDLKQLSNGGQ, encoded by the coding sequence ATGACTTCCAAGTCCTACAAGAGCATCGTCCGCCTCGGCACCCTGGCCCTTCTGGCGCTGCCGCTCGCGGCCTGCTCGACCGACACCACCAATCGCGGCGTGGACTCGGTCCACCAGCCGGTCGTCAGCTATACCAGCTACACCTTCGACGTGCAGGCCGGCGGCGCTCGCCTGGCACCCGCCGAAGCCGCGCGCCTCGATGACTGGTTCGCCACGATCAAGCTCGGTTATGGTGATCGGGTCGCGATCGTGACCGATGCGGGCTATTACAGCCCCGACCTTGGCGAAGACATCGCCAATGTCGTCGCTCGCCATGGCATGCTGCTGGGCCAGGATAGTTCGGCCGCCGCCGGCTCCGCCCCCGAAGGCACCATCCGTCTGGTCGTCCGCCGCACCACCGCGTCGGTTCCCGGCTGCCCCGACTGGTCGAACAAGGCCGAAACGCCGATGAGCCTGGGCGCGTCGTCCAATTTCGGCTGCGGCGTGAACAGCAATCTGGCGGCAATGGTTGCCGATCCCGAAGATCTGGTTCGTGGCCAGAGCACGGACAGCGAATTGCGCACCGCGACGTCGAACCGCGCCATTTCCACCTATCGCGACAAGGCGCCGACCGGCTCGGGCGACCTCAAGCAGCTCTCGAACGGAGGCCAGTAA
- a CDS encoding type II and III secretion system protein family protein — protein MNAYQMLARHKAARPLAAPAIALGLALAAVAAPTTALNAAPAADQDNAILMSVGGSKVVNLPAKMSDVVIANPDVVDVHVRSNNQLYLIAKKPGETTVFVTAGNGKVLFSGTVRVGNNLTTIDDMLRLAMPGANIAVNKMNGMVLLTGTIKAPEDAAEAERLTQAFVGKETTVVSRLLMATPLQVMLQVKIAEVSKDVGHKIGTNFASADRSGGNLGFIGGGGRAFSTYTKPEIDTTTGLITKPAEWAFSTPSDGSYSLGGVARLFGMDIAGALDLAESSGLATTLAQPNLTALSGETASFLAGGEYPYTVNNGPSSGNSIQFKQYGVQLAFTPTVLADGRISLRVRPTVSSLDFSVNSSVPALKSRTAETTVELGSGQGFMIAGLLNNETGNTINKVPGLGNVPILGSLFKSRSFQRSETELVIVVTPYLVKPVNASDIRLPTDGFRNANVGQGLFLEQTHDGVSGALPNMPTRAPGSPVAPTPGPQASIAAPALAAREESRSSGKSGGATPGFSF, from the coding sequence ATGAACGCTTACCAGATGCTCGCGCGGCACAAGGCGGCTCGTCCGCTCGCCGCCCCGGCGATCGCGCTCGGCCTGGCCCTGGCCGCCGTCGCGGCGCCCACCACGGCCCTCAATGCCGCCCCTGCGGCCGATCAGGACAATGCGATCCTGATGTCGGTCGGCGGCAGCAAGGTCGTCAACCTGCCGGCCAAGATGTCCGATGTCGTCATCGCCAATCCCGATGTCGTCGATGTCCATGTCCGCTCGAACAACCAGCTTTACCTGATCGCCAAGAAGCCGGGGGAAACCACCGTCTTCGTGACGGCCGGCAACGGCAAGGTGCTGTTTTCCGGCACAGTGCGCGTCGGCAACAACCTGACCACCATCGACGACATGCTGCGCCTGGCGATGCCGGGTGCCAACATCGCCGTCAACAAGATGAACGGCATGGTGCTGCTGACCGGCACGATCAAGGCGCCCGAAGACGCGGCCGAGGCCGAACGCCTGACCCAGGCCTTTGTCGGCAAGGAAACGACCGTCGTCAGCCGCCTGCTGATGGCGACCCCGCTTCAGGTCATGCTGCAGGTCAAGATCGCCGAAGTCAGCAAGGATGTCGGCCACAAGATCGGCACCAACTTCGCCAGCGCCGACCGCAGCGGCGGCAATCTGGGCTTCATTGGTGGCGGCGGCCGGGCTTTCTCGACCTACACCAAGCCGGAAATTGATACGACCACCGGGTTGATCACCAAGCCTGCCGAATGGGCATTCTCCACCCCTAGCGATGGCTCCTACAGCCTCGGCGGCGTTGCCCGCCTGTTCGGCATGGACATTGCTGGTGCGCTTGATCTCGCCGAATCCAGCGGTCTCGCGACCACCCTGGCGCAGCCGAACCTGACCGCGCTGTCGGGCGAAACCGCCAGCTTCCTGGCCGGTGGCGAATATCCCTACACGGTCAATAACGGCCCGTCGTCGGGCAACAGCATCCAGTTCAAGCAATATGGCGTGCAACTGGCCTTCACCCCGACCGTGCTGGCCGATGGCCGCATCTCGCTGCGCGTCCGGCCGACCGTGTCGAGCCTCGACTTCAGCGTGAACAGCTCCGTTCCTGCGCTCAAGAGCCGCACCGCCGAAACCACGGTGGAACTGGGCTCGGGTCAGGGCTTCATGATCGCGGGCCTGCTCAACAATGAAACCGGCAACACGATCAACAAGGTGCCGGGCCTGGGCAATGTCCCGATCCTGGGCAGCCTGTTCAAGTCGCGCAGCTTCCAGCGGAGCGAGACCGAACTGGTGATCGTCGTCACCCCCTATCTGGTGAAGCCGGTCAACGCGTCCGACATCCGCCTGCCGACCGACGGCTTCCGCAATGCCAATGTCGGCCAGGGCCTGTTCCTTGAACAAACTCATGACGGCGTCAGCGGCGCCCTGCCCAATATGCCGACCCGTGCGCCCGGTTCGCCCGTCGCGCCCACGCCCGGCCCGCAGGCATCGATCGCCGCGCCCGCCCTCGCGGCCCGCGAAGAAAGCCGCTCCTCCGGCAAGTCGGGCGGCGCGACCCCCGGCTTCAGCTTCTGA
- the cpaB gene encoding Flp pilus assembly protein CpaB, with amino-acid sequence MDAKKIVLLVGALIIAVTTALLARSMLSSSSTPQVNAAAMPNEADQPHVLVATKALPVGTILDAESFRFQPWPKDLIEAAYYLKGQADPLKLAGSVVRNAITAGQPLTQGAVIRPGDRGFLAAALGPGMRAVTVPVSAQNAVAGFVFPGDRIDLVLTQTVSGGGDGAPLKVSETILRNLRVLATDQRTDALGPDGKPVVQTYSNVTLEVTPKIAEKIAVSQTIGSLSLSLRSIADTASDLDAAIAGSDVDLPDGTNPGSEKSIIAKIAARPVDRGSTYSTGADVSRYQRSSVPAKPDAAMPAMAAPGGAPVGTAVFKGPTVRIARGTSVTEVPVGGK; translated from the coding sequence ATGGATGCTAAGAAGATCGTGCTGCTGGTGGGGGCGCTAATCATAGCGGTCACTACAGCCTTGCTTGCGCGCAGCATGCTGAGTTCTTCATCTACGCCGCAGGTGAACGCGGCCGCAATGCCGAACGAGGCGGACCAGCCGCATGTTCTGGTGGCGACCAAGGCCCTGCCGGTGGGGACCATCCTGGACGCGGAAAGCTTCCGCTTCCAGCCCTGGCCCAAGGATCTGATCGAGGCGGCCTATTATCTCAAGGGCCAGGCCGATCCGCTCAAGCTTGCAGGCAGCGTCGTGCGCAATGCGATCACCGCTGGCCAGCCGCTGACCCAGGGCGCCGTTATCCGTCCGGGTGACCGCGGCTTCCTGGCCGCCGCGCTCGGTCCGGGTATGCGCGCCGTCACCGTGCCGGTCTCGGCCCAGAATGCGGTTGCCGGCTTCGTCTTCCCTGGCGACCGCATCGACCTGGTGCTGACCCAGACGGTCTCGGGCGGCGGCGATGGCGCTCCGCTCAAGGTCTCGGAAACGATCCTGCGCAACCTGCGCGTGCTCGCCACCGACCAGCGCACCGATGCGCTCGGCCCCGATGGCAAACCGGTCGTCCAGACCTACTCCAACGTCACGCTCGAAGTGACGCCCAAGATTGCGGAAAAGATCGCCGTGTCGCAGACCATCGGCTCGCTGTCGCTGTCGCTGCGTTCGATCGCCGACACCGCGTCGGATCTCGACGCCGCCATTGCCGGCTCGGACGTCGACCTGCCCGATGGCACCAATCCGGGTTCGGAAAAGTCGATCATTGCCAAGATCGCGGCCCGTCCGGTCGATCGCGGCTCCACCTATTCCACGGGTGCGGACGTGTCGCGCTACCAGCGCAGCAGCGTCCCGGCCAAGCCTGATGCGGCCATGCCCGCCATGGCCGCGCCGGGTGGCGCGCCGGTCGGCACGGCCGTCTTCAAGGGGCCGACCGTCCGCATCGCCCGCGGCACCAGTGTGACCGAAGTTCCGGTCGGGGGGAAGTAA
- a CDS encoding prepilin peptidase, which translates to MLGEYFRLALIAALGILLIAAAITDLRARIISNRLNLGVAALAPLWWIACGLPLWPGMAVQLLVGLLVFVLFAALFAFGMMGGGDVKLLGALALWFPWQAVLTLLMLMAILGGAVTIVTVIHHRLRRKQGQPEIPYGVAISIAALWLLGERYLNQFA; encoded by the coding sequence ATGTTGGGGGAATATTTCAGACTGGCGCTGATCGCCGCACTGGGCATTCTGCTGATCGCAGCCGCGATCACGGACCTGCGCGCGCGCATCATCTCCAACCGGCTGAACCTGGGCGTCGCCGCCCTGGCGCCACTATGGTGGATCGCCTGCGGCTTGCCGCTCTGGCCGGGCATGGCGGTGCAGTTGCTGGTCGGCCTGCTGGTCTTCGTCCTGTTCGCCGCGCTGTTCGCGTTCGGCATGATGGGCGGGGGCGATGTGAAGCTGCTTGGCGCGCTGGCGCTGTGGTTTCCGTGGCAGGCGGTGCTGACCCTGTTGATGCTGATGGCGATTCTGGGCGGGGCCGTGACGATCGTCACGGTGATCCACCATCGTCTCCGCCGGAAACAGGGCCAACCCGAAATACCCTACGGCGTAGCCATATCGATCGCCGCCCTTTGGTTACTTGGCGAACGATATCTTAACCAATTTGCGTGA
- a CDS encoding alpha/beta hydrolase: protein MDSPIFPSPALDRRAWPMGGQLDYWQAPDGWPIRRYRLGAGTRGRMLILNGRGDMIEKYLEVIHHWAQRGWAVTSFDWRGQGGSGRLTDDPLCGHIDDFARWIGDLRALSNDWRAEGSGPTVMLGHSMGGHMLLRALAEGLPEPDAAVAVAPMLGLHTAPLPRWLAVAIANVMCAIGQGEKRAWTQKEESERQRQMRQKRLTHDPDRYADEIWWRDHSRDIALGPPSWNWVRLALESTQVLEAGNGPERIATPTLVLAACRDQLVSTPAIRRIAARLPDARLHVYGREAAHEILRELDPVRLDALGRIDRFLDEVAR, encoded by the coding sequence ATGGATTCGCCGATCTTCCCGTCGCCCGCCCTTGACCGTCGCGCCTGGCCAATGGGTGGCCAGCTCGATTATTGGCAGGCCCCCGACGGCTGGCCGATCCGCCGCTATCGGCTGGGCGCTGGCACCCGTGGCCGGATGCTCATCCTCAACGGTCGCGGCGATATGATCGAGAAATATCTGGAGGTGATCCACCACTGGGCGCAGCGGGGCTGGGCGGTGACCAGCTTCGACTGGCGGGGGCAGGGCGGATCGGGCCGGCTGACGGATGATCCGCTGTGCGGCCATATCGACGACTTCGCCCGGTGGATTGGCGATTTGCGCGCGCTTTCAAATGATTGGCGCGCGGAGGGCAGCGGTCCGACGGTCATGCTGGGGCACAGCATGGGCGGGCATATGCTGCTGCGGGCGCTGGCCGAGGGGCTGCCCGAACCGGATGCGGCCGTGGCGGTGGCGCCGATGCTGGGGCTGCATACAGCCCCGCTGCCGCGCTGGCTGGCGGTGGCGATCGCCAATGTCATGTGCGCGATCGGGCAGGGGGAAAAGCGGGCCTGGACGCAGAAGGAAGAGAGCGAGCGGCAGCGTCAGATGCGGCAGAAGCGGCTGACCCATGATCCCGATCGCTATGCCGATGAAATCTGGTGGCGGGACCATAGCCGGGACATCGCGCTGGGGCCACCGAGCTGGAACTGGGTACGGCTGGCGCTCGAGTCGACTCAGGTGCTGGAGGCCGGAAATGGGCCGGAGCGAATCGCGACGCCGACCCTGGTCCTGGCCGCCTGTCGCGACCAGTTGGTATCGACGCCGGCGATCCGGCGGATCGCGGCGCGCTTGCCCGATGCCCGACTGCATGTCTATGGGCGCGAGGCCGCGCATGAAATCCTGCGCGAGCTCGACCCGGTGCGGCTCGATGCGCTGGGGCGGATCGACCGTTTCCTGGATGAGGTTGCCCGTTGA
- a CDS encoding FAD-binding oxidoreductase: MNRPDIVIVGGGIAGASLGAALAETARVLILEMEDSAGYHATGRSVAFWEETYGGPVVQPLTTASGRLLESPDPDFFDGSFLSPRRTLHIGRAGDEGLRDALLADFAGAVELQPVAPASLVPGLRPEWVLGVLEPSCRDIDVAALHQAYLGRFRKLGGEMRLGARLEHAERQGDGWRIETGDGPIECGLLVNAAGAWADDVAMACGVAPVGIAPYRRTVVQLRLEDMPADEMPLVMDMQGGFYFKPEGQGRIWLTPHDEVASPPCDAAPEELAIAQAIDRFQAAVDWRIAAVERKWAGLRSFAPDRVPVYGFEPAVEGFFWFAGQGGFGIQTAPAAALLGASLLTGAAMPQAIASLDIAAYAPERFR; the protein is encoded by the coding sequence TTGAACAGGCCCGATATCGTGATTGTCGGTGGCGGGATTGCGGGCGCCAGCCTGGGCGCGGCGCTGGCGGAAACGGCACGGGTGCTGATCCTGGAGATGGAAGACAGCGCCGGCTATCATGCGACGGGGCGATCGGTCGCCTTCTGGGAAGAAACCTATGGCGGGCCGGTGGTCCAGCCGCTGACCACGGCTTCGGGCAGGCTGCTGGAGTCGCCGGATCCCGATTTCTTCGATGGTTCCTTTTTGTCGCCGCGCCGCACGCTGCATATCGGGCGGGCGGGGGATGAGGGGCTGCGCGACGCGCTGCTGGCTGATTTTGCCGGGGCGGTCGAATTGCAGCCGGTGGCGCCGGCGAGCCTGGTGCCGGGGTTGCGGCCCGAATGGGTGCTGGGCGTGCTGGAACCGAGTTGCCGCGACATCGATGTCGCGGCGCTGCATCAGGCCTATCTGGGCCGGTTCCGCAAGCTGGGCGGCGAAATGCGGCTGGGGGCCAGGCTGGAGCACGCGGAACGACAAGGCGATGGCTGGCGGATCGAGACCGGTGACGGGCCGATCGAATGCGGCCTGCTGGTCAATGCCGCCGGGGCTTGGGCGGACGATGTCGCTATGGCCTGCGGTGTCGCGCCGGTCGGCATCGCGCCCTATCGCCGGACGGTGGTGCAGTTGCGGCTGGAGGATATGCCGGCCGACGAGATGCCGCTGGTGATGGACATGCAGGGCGGCTTCTATTTCAAGCCCGAGGGGCAGGGGCGGATCTGGCTGACGCCGCATGACGAGGTCGCCTCGCCCCCCTGCGATGCCGCGCCCGAGGAACTGGCGATCGCGCAGGCCATCGACCGGTTCCAGGCGGCGGTCGACTGGCGGATCGCGGCGGTCGAGCGCAAATGGGCCGGCCTGCGCAGCTTCGCGCCGGACCGGGTGCCGGTCTATGGCTTCGAGCCGGCGGTCGAGGGTTTCTTCTGGTTTGCCGGGCAGGGCGGTTTCGGCATCCAGACCGCGCCGGCGGCGGCGCTGCTGGGGGCCAGCCTGTTGACCGGCGCGGCCATGCCGCAGGCGATTGCCAGCCTCGATATCGCTGCTTATGCTCCCGAACGGTTTCGATAG
- a CDS encoding DUF1508 domain-containing protein, with protein sequence MAHKFVIEKNKAGEFVAKFKYNAEIIFWTEGYSSKASAKNAIESILKNGPGAPIEEAE encoded by the coding sequence ATGGCGCACAAGTTCGTGATCGAAAAGAACAAGGCCGGCGAGTTCGTGGCCAAGTTCAAATATAATGCCGAGATCATCTTCTGGACCGAGGGCTACAGCTCCAAGGCGAGCGCGAAGAATGCGATCGAGTCGATCCTGAAGAACGGCCCCGGCGCGCCGATCGAAGAAGCCGAATAA
- the rnhA gene encoding ribonuclease HI: MSDLPQVQIFTDGACKGNPGPGGWGAVLRFGDQEKEISGGEAMTTNNRMEMMAAVEALNTLKKPCQVTLYTDSKYVMDGITKWIFGWQKRGWKTADNKPVKNVEIWQELVKAAARHKLTWQWVKGHAGHPENERADALACAAAESFRK; this comes from the coding sequence ATGAGCGACCTGCCCCAAGTCCAGATCTTCACCGATGGCGCGTGCAAGGGCAATCCCGGCCCCGGCGGCTGGGGCGCGGTGCTGCGCTTTGGCGACCAGGAGAAGGAAATCTCCGGCGGCGAGGCGATGACCACCAACAACCGCATGGAGATGATGGCCGCGGTCGAGGCGCTCAACACGCTCAAGAAGCCGTGCCAGGTGACGCTCTACACCGACAGCAAATATGTGATGGACGGCATCACCAAATGGATCTTCGGCTGGCAGAAGCGCGGCTGGAAGACCGCCGACAACAAGCCGGTCAAGAATGTCGAGATCTGGCAGGAACTGGTGAAGGCCGCCGCCCGGCACAAGCTGACATGGCAATGGGTCAAGGGCCATGCCGGCCACCCGGAAAATGAGCGGGCCGACGCGCTGGCCTGCGCCGCGGCGGAAAGCTTCCGCAAATAG
- the thrB gene encoding homoserine kinase, which produces MAVYTHVPAEEIDAFLTRYDAGRLVSAKGIAEGVENSNYLLETTGADGNGHRYILTLYEKRVDEADLPFFMDLLDHLGARGCLVPRFIADTDGKRLQQLGGRPACLIEFLTGISVTEPTPPQARACGVALGELHKAAQGFAGERRNALDKDGWHALAAKCGDDFDQIAPGLGARVAEELAFLDAHWPADLPRSVIHADLFPDNVLMLGDEVTGLIDFYFSCTDIRAYDLAVTHSAWCFSNDGATWFGDRAAAIGAGYAAAHGLTDAERAAFPILCRGAALRFLLTRAYDWINTPADALVTRKDPLAYLRRMDFYAKADPAELLGA; this is translated from the coding sequence ATGGCCGTTTATACGCACGTTCCCGCCGAAGAGATTGACGCCTTCCTCACCCGCTATGATGCCGGCCGGCTGGTGTCCGCCAAGGGCATCGCTGAAGGCGTGGAAAACAGCAATTATCTGCTCGAAACCACTGGCGCCGACGGCAACGGTCACCGCTATATCCTGACCCTCTATGAAAAGCGGGTGGATGAGGCGGACCTGCCCTTCTTCATGGACCTGCTCGACCATCTCGGTGCGCGCGGCTGTCTGGTGCCGCGCTTCATCGCCGACACCGATGGCAAGCGGCTGCAACAGCTGGGCGGGCGCCCGGCCTGCCTGATCGAGTTCCTGACCGGCATATCGGTGACCGAACCGACCCCGCCCCAGGCGCGCGCCTGCGGCGTGGCGCTGGGCGAACTGCACAAGGCGGCACAGGGTTTTGCCGGCGAACGGCGCAATGCGCTCGACAAGGATGGCTGGCACGCGCTGGCGGCCAAGTGTGGCGATGATTTCGACCAGATCGCGCCGGGCCTTGGCGCCCGCGTGGCGGAGGAACTGGCCTTTCTCGACGCCCATTGGCCCGCCGACCTGCCCCGTTCGGTGATCCATGCCGACCTGTTCCCGGACAATGTCCTGATGCTGGGCGATGAAGTCACCGGCCTCATCGACTTCTATTTCAGCTGCACCGACATTCGCGCCTATGACCTGGCCGTCACCCACAGCGCCTGGTGCTTCAGCAATGACGGCGCCACCTGGTTTGGCGACCGCGCGGCCGCGATCGGCGCAGGCTATGCCGCCGCCCATGGCCTGACCGACGCGGAACGCGCCGCCTTCCCGATCCTGTGCCGCGGCGCAGCGCTGCGCTTCCTGCTGACCCGCGCCTATGACTGGATCAACACGCCTGCCGACGCGCTGGTGACGCGCAAGGATCCGCTCGCCTATCTGCGCCGCATGGATTTCTACGCCAAGGCCGACCCGGCGGAGCTGCTCGGCGCATGA
- the ispH gene encoding 4-hydroxy-3-methylbut-2-enyl diphosphate reductase, translated as MTQSPAPRPPMTLLIAAPRGFCAGVDRAIIIVERAIEKYGAPVYVRHEIVHNKFVVDSLKAKGAIFVEELDQVPDGVPVVFSAHGVPKAVPAKAEERGLDYLDATCPLVSKVHRQAERMVTAGRHILFIGHKGHPEVIGTFGQVPDGTMTLIETVEDAEALAPADADNLAFLTQTTLSVDDTAAIVATLERRFPSIIAPKGEDICYATSNRQTAVKAIAARCDAVYVIGAPNSSNSLRLVEVAEREGTPARLIQRADEIDFAWLEGVTTLGLTAGASAPEILVREVVDRIAERFVVTEEQVETAQETISFKLPRGLEVA; from the coding sequence ATGACGCAGAGCCCCGCCCCTCGCCCGCCGATGACCCTGTTGATCGCTGCCCCGCGCGGCTTCTGCGCCGGTGTCGACCGCGCCATCATCATCGTCGAGCGCGCGATCGAGAAATATGGCGCGCCGGTCTATGTCCGCCATGAAATCGTCCACAACAAGTTCGTGGTCGACAGCCTGAAGGCCAAGGGCGCGATCTTCGTCGAGGAACTGGACCAGGTGCCCGACGGCGTGCCGGTCGTCTTTTCCGCCCATGGCGTGCCCAAGGCGGTGCCGGCCAAGGCGGAGGAGCGCGGCCTCGACTATCTCGACGCAACCTGCCCGCTGGTCAGCAAGGTGCATCGCCAGGCCGAACGCATGGTGACCGCCGGCCGCCACATATTGTTCATCGGCCACAAGGGCCATCCGGAGGTGATCGGCACCTTCGGCCAGGTGCCCGACGGCACGATGACGCTGATCGAGACGGTCGAGGATGCCGAGGCGCTGGCGCCCGCCGACGCCGACAACCTCGCCTTCCTGACCCAGACCACCCTGTCGGTCGACGACACCGCCGCGATCGTCGCCACGCTGGAGCGCCGCTTCCCCTCGATCATCGCGCCCAAGGGCGAGGATATCTGTTATGCGACGTCGAACCGCCAGACGGCGGTCAAGGCGATCGCCGCCCGCTGTGACGCCGTCTATGTGATCGGCGCGCCCAACAGTTCCAACTCGCTGCGCCTGGTCGAGGTCGCCGAGCGCGAGGGCACCCCCGCGCGCCTGATCCAGCGCGCCGACGAGATCGACTTTGCCTGGCTGGAGGGGGTAACGACGCTGGGCCTCACCGCCGGTGCCTCCGCGCCCGAAATACTGGTGCGCGAAGTCGTCGACCGGATCGCCGAGCGCTTCGTCGTCACCGAGGAGCAAGTGGAAACGGCGCAGGAGACGATATCCTTCAAGCTGCCGCGCGGACTGGAGGTCGCATAA